Part of the Syntrophorhabdaceae bacterium genome, GACCAGGGCCGCCCTTCGGGATCTGCGGATGCCCTGTTATAGAGGATGCGACGGTTCTCGGGCCAGGCGAAACCCCAACCGAGATGGGTGCCCGGGCCGTCGGGGCCGTCTGCTTTGCGGGAGCGGGCGTGATTGAAACCGGCCCTGGGGAAGACCCCCGTATAGATCCAGCATCCCACGGCAGTCTCGCCGTTATTCTTGATATCTTCGGGTCCGGCGATCTGTTGCTTGTCTTTCCAGGTATACCCGTTTATCTCCCTTATCACCGCTTCGGTTTCGGGCTCCCCTGTGGGACCTTCAACAGGGTAATCCCACGTCAGGTTCTGGATGGGCTGGTCCGCTTTCTTCCAGCTTGACCGGTAAAGTTCCTTGAGCCGGCGGCCCAGGTGATAGACAAACCAGAGGTCCGAGCGACAATCTCCCGGCGGGTCGACCACCTTGTCGTGCCACTGGATGAGGCGATGGGTATTCGTGAAAGTCCCTTCCTTCTCGCCCGGCAGCGCGGCCGGGAGCAGAAAGATCTCGGTTTTAATCTGTTTTGGGTCGAGCTCGCCGGAGGCCGCCTCAGGGGATTTATACCAGTATGACGCGGTGTCGCTTTCAAAGATCTCGCGGACTACCATCCATTCGAGGTTCGGAAGGGCCTTGCGGATCATACGGCTGTTGGAGCCTCCGATCACAGGGTTCTGACCCATAAGGAGGAGCCCCCGTATGATGCCGTCTTCGATCGCCAGGGTCATGGGCAGTTGGGAATGATCGCCCATGATCTTGGGGATCCAGCCATACCCCCATCCGTTGGTCTCCGTGGCGTGGTCGCCGTACCACGCGCGCAGCAGGCTTATGAAGAATTTGTCCAGATTATGCCAATAGCCCGTGGGGACCGCTTCATTTTTCAAATACTCATCAAGGGTCTTATGGATGGACTGGTACGCGTTCGGATGGCGCAGGTACCCCGGAAGCATGTTATAGAGGGTGGGGATGTCGGTGCTCCCCTGGATGCTGCTATGACCGCGAAGAGCAAAAAGGCCGCCCCCGGGGCGGCCGATGTTGCCGAGGAGAGACTGAACGATAGCTGCCGCCCGGATGATCTGGACACCCGTGGTGTGGTGGGTCCAGCCTACCGAATAGCACCAGGCGGAGGTGCGCTCCCGTCCGCTGTTCCGCGTCAGCGTCCTGGCTATTTCAAGGAATGTCTGCCTGGGACATCCCGTGATACGTTCCACCATCTCGGGTGTATAGGCGGCATAGTGGCGTCGCAGGATCTGGTAGACGCAATGGGCGTCTTTAAGAGTTTCGTCGCGGGGAGGCGGTCCTTTCTCCATCCGCTTCAATTTTTCGCTATATGATTCGCCCGTATTCACATGATGTTCCGATAAGGAGGAAGGCATGACCTCCCCCTTGTACTGCCAGCTCTCGTGATTATATGAGCCCGTCTCGCTGTTCCAGCCGGAAAAAAGCCCGTCCAGTTGACTTGCGTCCTTGAAGTCTTCGTTTATGATCGTGCTGATATTTGTATAGTTGAGGGCATACTCCCTGAACCAGAGGTCGTTCTCAAGGATATAACGGATCAGCCCTCCCAGAAATGCGATGTCGCTGCCCGCACGGACCGGCGCATAAATATCGGCCAGCGCCGAAGTACGGGTAAAGCGGGGATCGGCGTGAATGATCGTGGCGCCCCTCTCCTTGGCCTCGAGAACGAACCGGAATGCGATGGGGTGGTTCTCCGCCATGTTGGAGCCCATGATCATAACGCAATCGCTGTTAACGAGGTCCCATTGGGCGGTGGTGGCTGCCCCCCGACCGAAGCTTGCGCCCAGACCGGGCACGGAAGGGCTGTGTCAGACCCGCGCCTGATTTTCCACCCATACCATTCCCAGGCCGCCGGCGCAGAGTTTCTTTATGAGGTAGTTCTCCTCGTTATCGAGTGTGGCGCCGCCAAGCTCCGCAATGGCCATTGTGTGGTTTACCTCGACATTACCGGGGAGGGTTTCCACAAAGGTCTCATCCCGCGTTTTTTTCACGAGTTGGGCGATTCGGTCCATGGCCCAATCGAGGGGCACCTCCTCCCAGGATTCGGCGAAGGGTGCTTTATATTTCACCGTCGTGAGCCTGTTCGGGTTCATCATCCAGCTCACGGTGGCTGCCCCTTTCGGGCAGAGTGTTCCCTTGTTTATGGGACTTCGGGGATCACCTTCCACGTGGATGATGTCATTCCCTCTGGCATAGACAAGCTGGGCACACCCCACGGCGCAAAAGGGGCAGATACTTCCTCCCACGCGGTCCGCGTCTTGCAGTCGTGCTTTAATGGCGCGCGAACCGGGCGATTCGGCTGCTTTCCCGAACCCGTCTTCCCCGGCAGCCTGGCGCATGAGCGGCCATGCCTGACCCGTACCCGAAGACGACGGCCTTTTCGTCTTTTCCATCTTTCGCTCCTGCAAATTACACGGCGATTCCCACGGCGTGTGCCGTTGCCGATTCGAAGCCTTCATCGCCGGTGAATTCAACGATGACATGGGTGCCCTTTTCATACCAGTCGAGGAGATCATTCCCTGTCGAAGCTGTATCATGGGCGAGGGTAAGAAGAATACTTTGCCCTTCGGACGTGGTGAGACGAAAGCGGCCTTCCTGCACAAGGGTGATATGTCCTTCCGCGATTTTCATTGCCTCCCCGCATTTTATCTGCGTCGTGCCAACCATTCCGTCCCTCTAGCGGAAAAGATGGTCAGAGGGAGGAAAAAAGTCAAGTGGAAGAGGAGAGGTCCTCCTCCCTTTGCGTTCTGTTCCACACGGGTGGTGGTCGGCTCGCACGGTAAGTCCCGATCCGGCCCCAGGTCATTTAAGGCTTCATTATCACCTTGGTCGCACCGTTCGCTTTTTTATCGAACATCTCGTATGCCTGGGGTGCTTCCTGGAGCTTGACGCAGTGACTTATTATCTTCGTCGTGTCGCAACGGCCGGTCTCGATCAGATGGAGCAGCTGCTCGTTGTAATTCTTCACGGGACACTGGCCCATCCGTATCTGGATCTCCCGGTTAAAGAGGTCGCCAAACGGGAACTGGTCGTAGGCGCCGAGATAAACACCCGGGACTCCGACGGTGGAGAATTTTCGGGCCACCTTTGCAATCCACATGAATATCTGCACGGGATTTTGCCCCTCGTAGGCGGGCTTCTTGACCTGCGGCGATTGCCGGTGTCCGACCGCCTCATAACCTACCGCATCTATGCAGACCGTGCCGGCGCCTTTGGTCGCATCGTGAACGAATTCCACGGGATCGGTTTTGCTGAAATTGATTACTTCGGCACCGAGGGCGCCTGTTTTCGCGAGTCTGTCGGGCTCACGGTCAACAGAGAAGACCCGGGCGGCTCCGCGCAGGAAGGCGCTCAATACCGCAAAATAACCGACGGGACCGGCCCCGAAAACGGTCACGTCATCTCCGGGTTGAACGTTTGCAATATCGGCCCCGAAATAACCGGTGGGGAAGATATCGGAAAGAAAGATCACCTGCTCGTCGGTCAGCCCCTCGGGCACGAGCAGGGGACCCGTATTGGCATAGGGCACCCGGACATATTCCGCCTGTCCTCCATCGAACCCCCCGAGCTTCTGGGTATAGCCGAAGGCCGCCCCCACTTCACCGTTGGGATTCGACCTATCGCATTGGGACCATAACTGGTGGCGACAGAACCGGCAGCGTCCGCAACTGATATTGAAGGGAATGACGACCCTGTCTCCCCCCTTTACCTCGTGGACCTCCGGCCCCACTTCCTGAATGATGCCCATAAATTCATGGCCGAGGGTTTGGCCGGGCTCCATTCCCTCCACGCTCCCGTGATAGAGATGGAGATCGGACCCGCAGATGGCCGTGGTGGTTACCTTTAATATTGCATCTTCAGGATGTTCTATTTTCGGGTCGGGTTTATCTTCAATCCTGACGTCATAGGCGCCACGATAGACTAATGCTTTCATCTGTTCCTCCTCCAGGTGAAGCAAAGCCCCCGGCCACGACACCGGGGGCTTCAGCCATTTACATCGCCTTTTGCCAGTACGATTCGGTATTCGTATTCCACATGGGGTCACTCGTATCGGGCCAGTTGTCTTTATCGAAGCCGGGTGCGTTTTCAAGCCGCTCCCGGGGTACATCGAGTATGAACTTGTGCTCTTCCTCTGAAATACTGAAGGCTTTCCAAGGGACCGCGAACAGCTTGTCTCCCACGCCCAGAATACCTCCGAAGCTGAGAACGACATAGGCAACGGTACCTGTTTCAAGGTTGATCATGATCTCTTCGACATTGCCCAGGTCTTCACCCGCTTGATTTCTTACTGCATCTCCCGCCAGAGTGGAACATGAAAGCACTCCTCTGTATTTTGCCATGATTTTTCCTCCTTAATAAGATACGGCTCCATCCGGTAAGCCATGCCTCCCATGACGGCACCGTGTGCAAATAATTGGAGAACTGCCCCGTACGCATTATATGCCGACACGCCTGCTCCATCCCTGAAGTCTTGACCCTCCCTGCGGCAAGCGCCGGGCAAGTCTACCCTTCTTTTCATATCTGACCTGACGGCTCCCCGCGGTCCGAAAGATTCTTCTTCAGGGTCTCGGCCCCTGCTTCGGCCGCCGACTTCATAGACTCTTTGCCTGCTTCATAATATGTCTGTGCCTTCTGCGCTGCTTCAGATACCCCGCCTTTCATATCATCATAGTATTTTCCTGTCTTCTCCTTCGCATCCCCCGCCATTGCTTTCAGCTTCTCCCTTGTCTCCCGACCGGACTTCGGCGCCACAAGCAGCGCGACTCCGGCGCCGATGGCGGCTCCCATAAGAAAAGACAAACCTGATCCCATGCCTGAGCTACTCTCTTCTGTTCTCACAATTTCCTCCTTTAATAGGTGTTTAGTCTTCAGAAACTCTATCCCCCGCAATTACCGCGCGAAAGATGTTCCTGAAGCGGGTCTTGTTTCCTTCGGGCTCCTCTGAACGAATGCCCATGCGTGGAAATCAGCCGATCGAGTTCATAATGAGTGCTTTGATCAATAGCAGGAGAGGGTGAATGGAAGCTGAATGGTTTGCAACACCGGACGCTTTAGTTTAATGGAGCCATGGCTCCTCCTTTCTCTAATCTCATAGAGACACGGTAATCATTGAAGCTCTGCCGCGTCAAGCCGTGGAGAAGGTATGGGGAGAACTTTTCGGCTGATGATATTGAAGGAATTCATCCTTTGCAGGACGGAATTTTTGCGCTATTGACATCAAGCGCCGGAGTACCTATTTAGTTTTAAGAACAGGCGATCATGTGGTCCACCAGTCGCCATGAATAACACTTCAAAGGAGGTATGACGTCATGAAACGAAAGAACATGCTTATCCACCTGTTGATCCTTCTTATGTTTGTCGCTGCCTTAGCTGCTTGCGGGTCCACGCCCAAGCAGGAAAGTACCGGAGATTACGTGGACGACTCGGTCATCACCACAAAAGTAAAAGCCCTTTTGGCGAAGGATGATATCCTGAAATCATTCGAGATCAGCGTCGAAACCC contains:
- the fdh gene encoding formate dehydrogenase, which translates into the protein MRQAAGEDGFGKAAESPGSRAIKARLQDADRVGGSICPFCAVGCAQLVYARGNDIIHVEGDPRSPINKGTLCPKGAATVSWMMNPNRLTTVKYKAPFAESWEEVPLDWAMDRIAQLVKKTRDETFVETLPGNVEVNHTMAIAELGGATLDNEENYLIKKLCAGGLGMVWVENQARVUHSPSVPGLGASFGRGAATTAQWDLVNSDCVMIMGSNMAENHPIAFRFVLEAKERGATIIHADPRFTRTSALADIYAPVRAGSDIAFLGGLIRYILENDLWFREYALNYTNISTIINEDFKDASQLDGLFSGWNSETGSYNHESWQYKGEVMPSSLSEHHVNTGESYSEKLKRMEKGPPPRDETLKDAHCVYQILRRHYAAYTPEMVERITGCPRQTFLEIARTLTRNSGRERTSAWCYSVGWTHHTTGVQIIRAAAIVQSLLGNIGRPGGGLFALRGHSSIQGSTDIPTLYNMLPGYLRHPNAYQSIHKTLDEYLKNEAVPTGYWHNLDKFFISLLRAWYGDHATETNGWGYGWIPKIMGDHSQLPMTLAIEDGIIRGLLLMGQNPVIGGSNSRMIRKALPNLEWMVVREIFESDTASYWYKSPEAASGELDPKQIKTEIFLLPAALPGEKEGTFTNTHRLIQWHDKVVDPPGDCRSDLWFVYHLGRRLKELYRSSWKKADQPIQNLTWDYPVEGPTGEPETEAVIREINGYTWKDKQQIAGPEDIKNNGETAVGCWIYTGVFPRAGFNHARSRKADGPDGPGTHLGWGFAWPENRRILYNRASADPEGRPWSEKKKYIWWDEGSGHWEGLDVPDFKKTKEPGFQPDWSKEPKGMDALDGRSPFIMIADGKSSLFVPSGLKDAPIPTHYEPVESPVRNLLYTQQDNPVTKKWVRSDNVLHGIADPAYPYAITTFRLTEQHTGALPTRMIPSTAELQPSQFVEIPPELAEEKDVRNLDWVIVSTARGSIEAQALVTRRLRPFRINGGIVYQVGIPWHFGWQGYATGDVANTLTAVVGDPNCSIHEGKAFTCNIEKGRLKRG
- a CDS encoding zinc-dependent alcohol dehydrogenase, yielding MKALVYRGAYDVRIEDKPDPKIEHPEDAILKVTTTAICGSDLHLYHGSVEGMEPGQTLGHEFMGIIQEVGPEVHEVKGGDRVVIPFNISCGRCRFCRHQLWSQCDRSNPNGEVGAAFGYTQKLGGFDGGQAEYVRVPYANTGPLLVPEGLTDEQVIFLSDIFPTGYFGADIANVQPGDDVTVFGAGPVGYFAVLSAFLRGAARVFSVDREPDRLAKTGALGAEVINFSKTDPVEFVHDATKGAGTVCIDAVGYEAVGHRQSPQVKKPAYEGQNPVQIFMWIAKVARKFSTVGVPGVYLGAYDQFPFGDLFNREIQIRMGQCPVKNYNEQLLHLIETGRCDTTKIISHCVKLQEAPQAYEMFDKKANGATKVIMKP
- a CDS encoding PRC-barrel domain-containing protein — protein: MAKYRGVLSCSTLAGDAVRNQAGEDLGNVEEIMINLETGTVAYVVLSFGGILGVGDKLFAVPWKAFSISEEEHKFILDVPRERLENAPGFDKDNWPDTSDPMWNTNTESYWQKAM
- a CDS encoding YtxH domain-containing protein, encoding MRTEESSSGMGSGLSFLMGAAIGAGVALLVAPKSGRETREKLKAMAGDAKEKTGKYYDDMKGGVSEAAQKAQTYYEAGKESMKSAAEAGAETLKKNLSDRGEPSGQI
- a CDS encoding BON domain-containing protein; its protein translation is MKRKNMLIHLLILLMFVAALAACGSTPKQESTGDYVDDSVITTKVKALLAKDDILKSFEISVETRKGVVLLSGWVDTRDSVNRAGQIARSVAGVQSVKNSLMVK